A single region of the Musa acuminata AAA Group cultivar baxijiao chromosome BXJ1-11, Cavendish_Baxijiao_AAA, whole genome shotgun sequence genome encodes:
- the LOC135596544 gene encoding vacuolar iron transporter homolog 2-like — MSSRLSSHVHENQSPDLTKDLKQDGCVQIAIPPRPNEPESMQADPVDYMARAQWLRAVVLGANDGLVSVASLMVGVGAVGQSAKAMLVSGLAGLVAGACSMAIGEFVSVYAQYDIEVAERERRRQDCGSEEEGSLPNPLLAAVASALAFSLGAVLPLLAGGFIRSWGVRVGAVCAVSSLGLAGFGAAGAVLGGANVPNSVLRLLFGGWMAMLVTYGVLRVFGIIFGMHVSSA; from the coding sequence ATGTCGTCTCGTCTCAGCTCTCACGTTCATGAAAACCAATCGCCGGATCTTACCAAAGATCTAAAGCAAGATGGGTGCGTCCAGATCGCCATCCCGCCCCGACCTAATGAGCCAGAATCGATGCAAGCCGATCCGGTGGATTACATGGCACGAGCGCAGTGGCTCCGCGCCGTGGTGCTCGGCGCCAACGACGGCCTCGTCTCCGTCGCCTCCTTGATGGTGGGGGTGGGCGCGGTGGGCCAAAGCGCCAAGGCCATGCTGGTGTCCGGCCTGGCCGGCCTCGTAGCGGGCGCCTGCAGCATGGCCATCGGCGAGTTCGTCTCCGTCTACGCGCAGTACGACATCGAGGTGGCGGAGCGGGAGAGGCGACGCCAAGACTGCGGGAGCGAGGAGGAGGGGAGCCTGCCAAACCCACTGCTCGCGGCGGTGGCCTCGGCGCTGGCGTTCTCACTGGGGGCAGTGCTGCCTCTGTTGGCAGGAGGGTTCATCAGGTCATGGGGGGTCAGAGTTGGGGCGGTGTGTGCGGTGAGCAGCTTGGGCTTGGCTGGATTTGGTGCAGCCGGAGCTGTGTTGGGTGGTGCTAATGTGCCCAATTCTGTACTCAGGCTGTTGTTCGGAGGCTGGATGGCTATGTTGGTCACTTATGGTGTGTTGAGAGTCTTTGGGATTATATTTGGCATGCATGTCTCCTCAGCTTAG
- the LOC103970864 gene encoding vacuolar iron transporter homolog 2-like yields the protein MQADPVDYMARAQWLRAVVLGANDGLVSVASLMVGVGAVGQSSKAMLVSGLAGLVAGACSMAIGEFVSVYAQYDIEVAERERRRRDCGSEKEGVKEEEEEEEEGSLPNPLLAAAASALAFSLGAVLPLLAGAFIMSGEVRVGVVCAVSSLGLAGFGAAGAVLGGANVPNSVLRLLIGGWLAMLVTYGVLRVSGLVFGMHVSSA from the coding sequence ATGCAAGCCGATCCGGTGGATTACATGGCACGAGCGCAGTGGCTCCGGGCCGTGGTGCTCGGCGCCAACGACGGCCTCGTTTCCGTCGCCTCCTTGATGGTGGGGGTGGGCGCGGTGGGCCAAAGCTCCAAGGCCATGCTGGTGTCCGGCCTGGCCGGCCTCGTAGCGGGCGCCTGCAGCATGGCCATCGGCGAGTTCGTCTCCGTCTACGCGCAGTACGACATCGAGGTGGCGGAGCGGGAGAGGCGACGCCGAGACTGCGGGAGCGAGAAGGAGGGcgtcaaggaggaggaggaggaggaggaggaggggagcctGCCAAACCCACTGCTGGCGGCGGCTGCCTCGGCGCTGGCGTTCTCGCTGGGGGCGGTGCTGCCTCTGTTGGCAGGAGCGTTCATCATGTCAGGGGAGGTCAGAGTTGGGGTGGTGTGTGCGGTGAGCAGCCTGGGCTTGGCTGGATTTGGTGCGGCAGGAGCTGTGTTGGGTGGTGCTAATGTGCCCAATTCTGTACTCAGACTGTTGATCGGAGGCTGGTTGGCCATGTTGGTCACTTATGGTGTGCTGAGAGTCTCTGGGCTTGTATTTGGCATGCACGTCTCCTCAGCTTAG